In Caldalkalibacillus thermarum, a single window of DNA contains:
- the lpdA gene encoding dihydrolipoyl dehydrogenase, with protein sequence MAKEYDVIILGGGPGGYVAAIRAAQLGLSTALVEAQKLGGTCLHKGCIPSKALLRSAEVYATLKEDGESLGITAQDVGYDFQKVNERKQKIVDQLHQGVQYLMKKNKINVYHGYGRILGPSIFSPTAGTISVEKTTGEENEMLVPKNLIIATGSRPRTLPGLEIDGTHVLTSDEALELEALPQSMIIVGGGVIGIEWASLLSDFGVEVTVLEYAERILPQEDEEISKEMARLLKRRKVRVVTGAEVLPQTLTINGDQVTITAKRGDKEEIFTAEKMLVSVGRVPNTEGIGLENTDIKLEKGFIKVNEYGQTAEAHIYAIGDVTGGLQLAHVASHEGIVAVEHIAGLDPAPVNPHHVPRCTYSRPEVASIGLTEAEARSQGYEVKTGKFSFKGVGKALILGDASGFVKVVMDAKSQDLLGVHMIGPHVTDLISEAGLAKVLDATPWEISQTIHPHPTLSEAIGEAAMAVEGLEIHA encoded by the coding sequence GTGGCTAAAGAATATGATGTGATTATTCTGGGGGGCGGGCCCGGAGGGTATGTGGCCGCCATCCGTGCAGCCCAGCTGGGCCTTTCCACCGCTTTAGTGGAAGCTCAAAAATTAGGCGGCACGTGTCTACATAAAGGCTGCATTCCTTCCAAGGCTTTGCTCAGAAGTGCAGAGGTGTATGCCACCTTGAAAGAGGATGGGGAAAGCTTGGGGATTACGGCTCAGGATGTGGGTTATGATTTTCAAAAAGTGAATGAACGCAAGCAAAAAATTGTGGATCAATTACATCAGGGTGTTCAGTATTTAATGAAAAAGAACAAAATAAACGTTTATCATGGTTATGGCCGCATTTTGGGCCCCTCCATTTTTTCACCTACTGCGGGAACCATCTCAGTAGAAAAAACCACTGGTGAAGAAAATGAAATGCTGGTGCCCAAGAATCTCATTATTGCCACAGGCTCCAGACCCAGAACCTTGCCTGGCCTGGAGATTGACGGCACCCATGTGCTGACCAGTGATGAAGCACTGGAACTGGAAGCACTGCCACAATCGATGATCATTGTGGGCGGCGGTGTGATTGGCATTGAGTGGGCTTCTCTGTTAAGCGATTTTGGCGTGGAGGTGACGGTACTTGAGTATGCCGAGCGCATTTTGCCCCAAGAAGATGAAGAGATCAGCAAAGAAATGGCACGCCTGTTAAAACGGCGCAAAGTCAGAGTGGTGACTGGTGCCGAGGTGCTGCCACAGACCTTGACCATTAACGGGGATCAAGTCACCATCACGGCCAAGCGGGGGGATAAGGAGGAGATTTTTACCGCTGAGAAGATGCTGGTATCGGTGGGGAGGGTGCCCAACACCGAAGGTATCGGCTTGGAAAATACGGATATTAAACTGGAAAAAGGTTTTATTAAAGTCAATGAATACGGTCAAACAGCAGAAGCACACATTTATGCCATTGGGGATGTGACTGGCGGCTTGCAGTTGGCCCATGTTGCCTCCCATGAGGGCATTGTGGCCGTAGAACACATTGCCGGGCTTGATCCGGCCCCGGTAAATCCTCACCATGTGCCCCGCTGTACTTACAGCCGTCCTGAGGTGGCCAGTATCGGCCTTACTGAAGCAGAGGCCAGGTCGCAAGGGTATGAAGTGAAAACAGGCAAGTTTTCTTTCAAAGGGGTTGGCAAGGCGCTCATTCTGGGGGATGCTTCCGGTTTTGTCAAAGTGGTCATGGATGCCAAAAGCCAAGATTTGCTCGGGGTGCACATGATCGGTCCCCATGTCACTGACTTGATTTCCGAGGCCGGTCTGGCTAAAGTGCTGGATGCAACCCCGTGGGAGATTTCTCAGACCATTCATCCGCATCCTACACTATCTGAAGCGATTGGTGAAGCCGCTATGGCTGTTGAAGGATTGGAGATTCATGCCTAA
- a CDS encoding thiamine pyrophosphate-dependent dehydrogenase E1 component subunit alpha → MTEKRHEALGLTAQDVEEMYYTMLLARKIDERMWLLNRAGKIPFVISCQGQEAAQVGAAFALDRSKDYVLPYYRDVGVVIAFGMTARDLMLSGFAKAEDPNSGGRQMPGHFSSKKYRIVTGSSPVTTQVPHAVGIALAGKMEGKDIVAFTSFGEGSSNQGDFHEGLNFAGVHKLPVIFFCENNKYAISVPVSKQIACESVADRAVGYGMPGVKVDGNDPLEVYKVVKEAADRARRGEGPTLIEATTYRLTAHSSDDDDRTYRDPQEVEEARKRDPIAKFRNYLLETGTLTEKRVEEIEARVKQEVDEATEYAENAPYADPEYALKYVYAEE, encoded by the coding sequence ATGACTGAAAAGCGTCACGAAGCATTGGGCTTAACGGCGCAAGATGTAGAGGAAATGTATTATACCATGCTTTTGGCCCGTAAGATTGATGAGAGAATGTGGCTGTTGAACAGGGCCGGTAAAATTCCGTTTGTCATATCTTGTCAGGGTCAGGAAGCGGCCCAGGTGGGCGCGGCCTTTGCCCTGGACCGTTCCAAAGATTATGTCCTGCCTTATTACAGGGATGTTGGTGTGGTGATCGCCTTTGGCATGACGGCCAGAGACTTAATGTTGTCCGGATTTGCCAAGGCAGAAGATCCCAACAGCGGCGGCAGACAGATGCCTGGACACTTCAGCTCTAAAAAGTACCGGATCGTGACTGGTTCATCACCTGTAACCACACAGGTTCCCCATGCAGTCGGCATTGCCCTGGCCGGCAAAATGGAAGGTAAGGATATTGTCGCCTTTACCTCCTTTGGGGAAGGTTCCAGCAACCAGGGTGACTTCCATGAGGGCCTAAACTTTGCCGGGGTGCACAAACTGCCGGTGATTTTCTTCTGTGAAAATAATAAATACGCCATTTCTGTGCCTGTCTCCAAACAGATCGCCTGTGAAAGTGTGGCGGACCGGGCTGTGGGTTATGGTATGCCTGGAGTTAAAGTGGATGGCAATGATCCGCTGGAGGTCTACAAAGTGGTCAAGGAGGCAGCTGACCGGGCCCGCCGCGGAGAAGGTCCCACGCTGATTGAAGCGACCACTTACCGCTTAACAGCCCATTCCAGCGACGATGATGACCGGACTTACCGTGATCCGCAAGAGGTAGAAGAAGCCAGAAAACGAGATCCAATTGCTAAGTTCAGAAATTATCTTTTGGAAACTGGGACGTTGACGGAAAAACGGGTAGAAGAGATTGAAGCCCGGGTTAAGCAAGAAGTGGATGAAGCCACTGAATATGCTGAGAATGCCCCTTACGCTGATCCAGAATATGCGTTGAAGTACGTTTATGCCGAAGAATAG